In the Alkalinema sp. FACHB-956 genome, one interval contains:
- a CDS encoding GUN4 domain-containing protein, producing the protein MARKALLIGTGQYLEGFKPLKSAPHDVQGLKALLENPEIGGFDDVQMHLDVDSSTLATTIETWYLSHAKDDFVLLFLAGHGVKDADRRLHFAMKNTQKVGEKLITTTAIAAQSVSSWMGASRAKRQVVILNCCFSGAFGDLVPMDDGAIDVEAAIGAEGRVVMTSTSGMDYAFERLNGGELSVYGHYLTEGLRTGAAAAAENDEITIDHLHQYVSRKVQEEAPSMSPKIFAKGEGYQLRIAKVALGDPLVQYRKQVERIVQEDEGEIDEIFSRPILDEYQIKLKLDIVTALQIEDEVLEPIREYRSKLAKYYAVVKKAVQHRYPFGEREQKRLEQYRSLLALTEEDAAQILECTIERLSSQELPKPKPPEVQEPSEPSTPATEPVSAIDTIPLQSEKGVSYEKLRELLKAGKWEEADRETLRVMLEVAGQTKLRYLELEDLEKFPYADLLMIDRLWVDASKGYFGFSMQKKIWHECGSPRSMGKEWDNFCAKVGWQNADSTSYMSYSELKKNPLHSPVGELPAYVSALHLHADEEGVGALGWCYLLSRRDL; encoded by the coding sequence ATGGCACGTAAGGCGTTGTTGATTGGGACGGGTCAGTATCTAGAAGGATTTAAGCCGCTGAAGTCTGCGCCCCATGATGTGCAGGGGTTGAAGGCGTTGTTGGAGAATCCAGAGATCGGTGGCTTTGATGATGTGCAAATGCATTTGGATGTGGATTCTAGTACCTTGGCGACAACGATCGAAACGTGGTATTTGAGCCATGCTAAGGATGATTTTGTGCTGCTATTTCTGGCGGGGCATGGGGTGAAGGATGCCGATCGTCGGTTGCATTTTGCGATGAAGAATACCCAGAAGGTGGGGGAGAAGTTGATCACGACGACGGCGATCGCGGCGCAGAGTGTCAGCAGTTGGATGGGAGCGAGTCGAGCTAAGCGACAAGTTGTGATTTTGAATTGTTGCTTTAGTGGGGCGTTTGGGGATTTGGTGCCGATGGATGATGGCGCGATCGATGTGGAGGCGGCGATCGGGGCGGAAGGTCGGGTGGTGATGACTTCGACGAGTGGAATGGATTATGCCTTTGAGCGATTGAATGGGGGGGAATTGTCGGTTTATGGCCATTATTTGACGGAGGGGTTGCGGACGGGGGCAGCAGCGGCAGCAGAAAACGATGAGATTACGATCGATCACTTGCATCAGTACGTGAGTCGGAAGGTGCAGGAAGAGGCTCCGTCTATGAGTCCTAAGATTTTTGCGAAGGGGGAAGGGTATCAGTTACGGATTGCGAAGGTGGCGCTGGGGGATCCGCTGGTGCAATACCGAAAACAGGTTGAAAGAATTGTTCAGGAGGATGAGGGCGAAATTGATGAAATTTTTAGTCGGCCAATCCTAGATGAATATCAGATTAAGTTGAAGTTAGACATAGTAACTGCTCTACAAATTGAAGATGAAGTTTTAGAGCCAATTCGAGAATATAGATCTAAGTTAGCAAAATATTATGCAGTAGTAAAGAAAGCCGTTCAACATAGGTATCCGTTCGGAGAGCGTGAACAGAAACGGTTAGAGCAATATCGAAGTTTATTAGCATTGACTGAGGAGGATGCTGCGCAGATTTTGGAATGCACGATCGAGCGGTTGTCGTCTCAGGAGTTGCCTAAACCTAAACCACCGGAGGTTCAGGAACCTTCTGAGCCATCAACGCCTGCCACGGAGCCAGTAAGCGCAATTGATACAATTCCGCTGCAATCTGAAAAAGGTGTGAGCTATGAAAAGTTGCGTGAGTTATTGAAGGCAGGGAAGTGGGAAGAGGCCGATCGGGAAACTCTACGAGTCATGCTGGAAGTTGCAGGTCAGACTAAGCTTAGATATCTGGAATTAGAAGATTTAGAGAAGTTTCCTTATGCAGATTTGTTGATGATCGATCGACTCTGGGTGGATGCGAGTAAGGGATATTTTGGATTTTCTATGCAGAAGAAAATCTGGCATGAATGCGGTAGCCCAAGGAGCATGGGGAAAGAGTGGGATAACTTTTGCGCTAAAGTTGGATGGCAGAATGCAGATTCAACATCATACATGTCCTACAGCGAACTCAAGAAAAATCCTCTTCATTCTCCCGTCGGAGAATTACCTGCTTATGTGAGTGCTCTTCACTTACACGCCGACGAGGAGGGGGTAGGTGCATTGGGTTGGTGTTATCTTCTCTCGCGCAGAGACTTGTGA
- a CDS encoding endonuclease domain-containing protein — MRKNPTPAEKKLWQEFLRDSEFRFLRQLPIDHFIVDFYCAKLGLVIEVDGSGHFTEQGKAHDQERTQILEGYGLTVVRFTNEEVLNDFENVRQTITKILSKSPFCSSASRRVGGFRGIEHARLTL; from the coding sequence ATGCGGAAGAACCCAACTCCGGCTGAAAAGAAGCTGTGGCAAGAGTTTCTACGAGATTCGGAATTTCGTTTTTTACGACAACTCCCGATCGATCACTTTATTGTCGATTTCTATTGTGCCAAGTTGGGTTTAGTCATTGAGGTAGATGGGAGTGGTCATTTTACAGAGCAAGGAAAAGCCCACGACCAGGAAAGAACACAGATTTTAGAAGGATATGGATTAACAGTCGTGAGATTTACGAATGAAGAAGTTTTGAATGATTTCGAGAACGTACGCCAAACCATCACTAAAATCCTATCAAAGTCCCCCTTTTGTAGCTCTGCTTCCCGAAGGGTAGGGGGATTTAGGGGGATCGAACACGCGCGATTGACGTTATGA
- a CDS encoding sugar ABC transporter permease → MAQVLIDLNQAGLDLEPEEMEAYALRLAEELREDLAEEAGLAREEDVPEGAMSGAAAFLLGILKAEVNATNLLAVMKWLWNLRPNTVLKLSYKNGDREFNLEYRTQEQLEQQIAAIRELDSFTVQLIQTK, encoded by the coding sequence ATGGCGCAGGTATTGATTGATTTGAATCAAGCTGGCTTGGATTTGGAACCGGAAGAAATGGAAGCGTATGCGCTGCGGCTGGCGGAAGAGTTGCGGGAGGATTTGGCGGAGGAGGCTGGGCTGGCACGGGAAGAGGATGTGCCGGAAGGGGCGATGTCTGGGGCAGCAGCGTTTTTGTTAGGGATTTTGAAGGCGGAGGTGAATGCGACGAATCTTTTGGCGGTGATGAAGTGGTTATGGAATTTGCGCCCGAATACGGTGTTGAAGCTGAGTTATAAGAATGGCGATCGAGAATTTAATTTGGAATATCGTACGCAGGAACAGCTAGAGCAACAAATAGCGGCTATTAGAGAACTGGATTCATTTACGGTGCAGTTAATTCAAACGAAATAG